From one Sphingomonas xanthus genomic stretch:
- a CDS encoding ATPase, whose amino-acid sequence MPQIAQIGEIYASQLFWLLVFFGAILVVIGYGMLPKIQSTVDARDAKIAADLKAAEGARATADALEDEYRAAMDKSRAEAAKLAAEAKASAAKATEKSVAKADKALAAKIDKATAKVAEARAAALAEIETIAAEAAQSVASRVAGIEIEADAARAAVKKELAHG is encoded by the coding sequence ATGCCGCAGATCGCCCAGATCGGCGAAATCTACGCATCGCAGCTGTTCTGGCTGCTGGTCTTCTTCGGCGCTATCCTCGTCGTCATCGGCTACGGGATGCTTCCGAAGATCCAGTCGACGGTGGACGCGCGCGATGCGAAGATCGCGGCCGACCTCAAGGCTGCCGAAGGGGCGCGGGCTACGGCCGACGCCCTTGAGGACGAATATCGCGCGGCGATGGACAAGAGCCGCGCTGAAGCGGCCAAGCTCGCCGCCGAGGCCAAGGCCAGTGCCGCCAAGGCAACCGAGAAGTCGGTGGCCAAGGCGGACAAGGCGCTTGCCGCCAAGATCGACAAGGCAACCGCAAAGGTGGCCGAGGCCCGCGCCGCCGCGCTGGCCGAGATCGAAACGATTGCCGCCGAAGCGGCCCAGTCAGTCGCCAGTCGCGTTGCCGGGATCGAAATTGAGGCCGACGCCGCCCGCGCCGCGGTCAAGAAGGAATTGGCCCATGGCTGA
- a CDS encoding F0F1 ATP synthase subunit A, protein MASESGKIDPMHQFLVQPMFGQDWQVAGYNIAFTNSAMWMAVTFLALWAFMMLGMKRELVPGRWQMAVEGFTGFITDMMDTNIGPAGRKFTPYVFSLFMFILFANVLGMLPTALFGVHAFTVTSHLTITGVLAIVSFAIVLIVGFAKHGLHFFSLFVPHGTPPVMVPLIFVVELMSFLVRPFSLALRLFVAMTAGHILLKVLAGFVINGANAGVGTALIVSLPSFALMLGITLLELLVAAIQAYVFALLTSLYLNDAINLH, encoded by the coding sequence GTGGCGTCAGAATCGGGCAAGATCGATCCGATGCACCAGTTCCTGGTCCAGCCCATGTTCGGGCAGGACTGGCAGGTCGCGGGCTATAATATTGCCTTCACCAATTCCGCCATGTGGATGGCGGTGACCTTCCTTGCGCTTTGGGCCTTCATGATGCTCGGCATGAAGCGGGAGCTCGTGCCTGGCCGCTGGCAGATGGCGGTTGAAGGCTTCACCGGCTTCATCACCGACATGATGGACACTAATATCGGTCCGGCCGGCCGCAAGTTCACGCCTTATGTCTTCTCGCTGTTCATGTTCATCCTGTTCGCCAACGTGCTCGGCATGCTGCCGACGGCGCTGTTCGGCGTGCATGCCTTCACCGTTACCAGCCACCTGACGATCACCGGCGTGCTGGCGATCGTCAGCTTCGCGATCGTGCTGATTGTCGGCTTCGCCAAGCATGGGCTGCACTTCTTCTCCCTGTTCGTCCCCCACGGGACTCCGCCGGTCATGGTGCCGCTGATTTTCGTTGTGGAGCTGATGAGCTTCCTAGTCCGTCCTTTCAGCCTCGCGCTGCGGCTGTTCGTGGCGATGACCGCGGGCCACATCCTGCTCAAGGTGCTTGCCGGCTTCGTCATCAATGGCGCCAACGCAGGCGTCGGGACCGCCCTCATCGTCTCGCTTCCAAGCTTCGCGCTGATGCTCGGCATCACGCTGCTCGAACTGCTGGTCGCGGCGATTCAGGCCTATGTTTTCGCCTTGCTCACGTCGCTGTATCTCAACGACGCGATCAATCTTCACTGA
- a CDS encoding F0F1 ATP synthase subunit B produces the protein MAEPTTHSEVPGGVEHVEPAILGIFNASVIVALAMALVIGLMIAKKVPAAIGKSLDKKIAAIREQLAEAEALRKDAEALRSEYEAKAKAAGKEAKAMLKRAEGEAEAIIAKAAQDAEALVERRKAMAEAKIAAEERAAIDALRATAANAATAAAAKLIAECGDAKADKALIDSAIAGLNA, from the coding sequence ATGGCTGAGCCCACCACTCACAGCGAAGTGCCAGGCGGCGTAGAACATGTCGAGCCGGCGATTCTGGGCATTTTCAATGCCTCGGTGATCGTCGCGCTGGCGATGGCCCTGGTGATCGGCCTGATGATCGCCAAGAAGGTCCCGGCCGCGATCGGCAAGAGCCTCGACAAGAAGATCGCGGCAATCCGCGAACAGCTCGCGGAGGCTGAAGCCCTGCGCAAGGACGCCGAGGCGCTCCGGTCCGAATATGAAGCCAAGGCCAAGGCCGCGGGCAAGGAAGCCAAGGCGATGCTGAAGCGCGCCGAGGGCGAAGCCGAGGCGATCATCGCCAAGGCCGCGCAGGACGCCGAAGCCCTGGTCGAGCGACGCAAGGCGATGGCCGAAGCCAAGATTGCCGCCGAGGAACGCGCGGCGATCGACGCGCTTCGCGCCACCGCCGCCAATGCAGCGACGGCCGCAGCTGCCAAGCTGATCGCCGAGTGCGGCGACGCCAAGGCGGACAAGGCGCTCATCGACAGCGCCATTGCCGGCCTTAACGCCTGA
- the paaG gene encoding 2-(1,2-epoxy-1,2-dihydrophenyl)acetyl-CoA isomerase PaaG, with the protein MTYQCITSERTDHVLRITLNRPDRLNSFTRAMHAELRDALADLGDARVVVLTGAGRGFCAGQDLNDRAAAPGEAVDLGETVEESWNPLIRTLAEIPQPVIARVNGVAAGAGANIALACDIVIAARSAKFIQSFSALGLIPDSGGSWHLPRLVGQARALGLALTGEPLPAERAAEWGMIWKAVDDDGLDSEVDALASKLSALPPLGLAAIKQIVRTSWSRPLDAELDLQRDEMRRLGFTHDYREGVAAFLEKRAARFEGR; encoded by the coding sequence ATGACATACCAGTGCATCACCAGCGAGCGGACCGACCATGTCCTCCGCATCACCTTGAACCGGCCGGACCGGCTCAACAGCTTCACTCGCGCGATGCATGCCGAACTGCGCGACGCGCTCGCCGACCTCGGCGATGCGCGAGTGGTGGTGCTGACCGGCGCCGGCCGCGGATTTTGCGCCGGGCAGGACCTTAACGACCGGGCCGCTGCGCCCGGCGAAGCGGTCGATCTTGGCGAGACGGTCGAGGAAAGCTGGAATCCGCTGATCCGCACCCTGGCCGAAATTCCTCAGCCGGTCATCGCCCGGGTCAACGGCGTCGCCGCCGGCGCTGGGGCCAATATCGCGCTGGCCTGCGACATCGTCATTGCCGCCCGCTCGGCAAAGTTCATCCAGAGCTTTTCCGCGCTCGGCCTGATCCCCGACAGCGGCGGAAGCTGGCACCTTCCGCGCCTCGTCGGCCAAGCCCGAGCGCTAGGCCTGGCACTGACCGGGGAGCCACTTCCCGCCGAGCGCGCCGCCGAGTGGGGAATGATCTGGAAAGCGGTCGACGACGACGGGCTCGATAGCGAAGTCGATGCGCTGGCAAGCAAGCTTTCGGCCCTTCCGCCGCTCGGCCTGGCAGCGATCAAGCAAATCGTCCGCACCAGCTGGTCGCGCCCGCTCGACGCGGAACTCGACCTGCAGCGGGACGAAATGCGCCGGCTTGGCTTTACCCACGACTATCGCGAAGGCGTCGCGGCCTTCCTTGAAAAGCGCGCCGCCCGATTTGAGGGGCGCTAG
- the paaZ gene encoding phenylacetic acid degradation bifunctional protein PaaZ yields MKTPQLLNYARDQWLPGDPGSLSPINSAIDGSPVATTGSGGIEFGAMLRYAREIGGPALRTLTFHERARIIKGLGLAIMARKEELYELNYQTGATRKDGWIDIEGGAGTLFSFSSKGRRELPDAHVLLDGPVEPLSKSGSFIGQHIYTPLQGAAVHINAFNFPVWGMLEKLAPTLLAGMPAIVKPASSTAYLCEAAFRVMIESCLLPPGAVQLIVGGVGDLFDHLTGQDVVSFTGSASTALKLRSHPVVQRESVKFVAEQDSLNASLLGPDAAPGTPEFDLFVKEVVNEMTVKAGQKCTAIRRAMAPVQHLDAVEAAIRDRLASVRVGDPRDKASRMGALVSCSQRDDVRAQIAKLTAAGARVVAGNPDASPGVAGGAFMEPILLRADNPWDAEAVHDIEAFGPVSTVMPYSGMADAIALANRGMGSLALSLFTHSPDAAREFIHGAAAFHGRMLVLNRDNAAESTGHGSPLPVLVHGGPGRAGGSEEMGGVRGVKHYMQRTAIQSSPAMIAAISEQYIPGGPKHEIAQHPFRRRMSELRIGDTLKTGSRTVTLEDIEHFANFTGDTFYAHMDEEAAKASPIFEGRVAHGYLILSFAAGLFVDPDPGPVLANTGLEDLRFLTPLYPGDSMRVELSVRAMSLKSNETGVVRWAVEIFNQDDELVATYDLLTENVP; encoded by the coding sequence ATGAAAACCCCGCAGCTGCTGAATTACGCCCGTGACCAATGGCTTCCCGGGGACCCCGGCTCGCTTAGCCCGATCAACTCGGCGATCGACGGCAGCCCGGTGGCGACCACCGGTTCAGGCGGGATCGAATTCGGCGCGATGCTGCGCTACGCGCGCGAAATCGGCGGGCCGGCGCTGCGCACGCTGACATTCCATGAGCGGGCGCGGATCATCAAGGGCCTGGGGCTGGCGATTATGGCCCGCAAGGAAGAACTTTACGAGCTCAACTACCAGACCGGCGCGACGCGCAAGGATGGCTGGATCGACATCGAAGGCGGCGCCGGAACGCTGTTCAGCTTCTCCTCCAAGGGCCGCCGCGAATTGCCCGACGCCCATGTTCTGCTCGACGGGCCGGTCGAGCCGCTGAGCAAGTCTGGAAGCTTCATCGGCCAGCATATCTACACCCCGCTGCAGGGCGCGGCGGTCCATATCAACGCCTTCAACTTCCCCGTCTGGGGAATGCTGGAAAAGCTTGCGCCGACCTTGCTTGCCGGGATGCCGGCGATCGTCAAGCCGGCTAGCTCGACCGCCTATCTGTGCGAAGCCGCCTTTCGGGTGATGATAGAAAGCTGCCTTCTGCCGCCCGGCGCGGTGCAGCTGATCGTCGGCGGGGTCGGCGATCTGTTCGACCATTTGACGGGGCAGGATGTGGTCAGCTTCACGGGTTCGGCATCGACCGCGCTAAAACTTCGTTCCCACCCGGTGGTGCAGCGCGAAAGCGTCAAGTTCGTCGCCGAGCAGGACAGCCTCAACGCCTCGCTCCTCGGCCCCGACGCGGCACCGGGCACTCCGGAATTCGATCTGTTCGTCAAGGAAGTGGTCAACGAGATGACCGTCAAGGCGGGGCAGAAATGTACTGCCATCCGCCGGGCGATGGCCCCCGTACAACATCTCGACGCGGTCGAAGCGGCGATCCGCGACCGGCTGGCGTCGGTGCGGGTCGGCGACCCGCGCGACAAGGCCAGCCGGATGGGCGCGCTGGTGTCGTGCAGCCAGCGCGACGACGTCCGGGCCCAGATCGCCAAACTGACCGCCGCCGGCGCGCGGGTGGTCGCCGGCAATCCCGACGCCAGCCCCGGGGTCGCGGGCGGCGCGTTCATGGAGCCGATTTTGCTGCGCGCCGACAATCCGTGGGACGCCGAGGCGGTCCATGATATCGAGGCGTTCGGACCGGTTTCTACGGTCATGCCCTATTCGGGCATGGCCGACGCCATCGCGCTGGCCAATCGCGGGATGGGCAGCCTGGCACTGTCGCTGTTCACCCATTCGCCCGATGCCGCGCGCGAATTCATCCATGGCGCCGCGGCCTTCCACGGGCGGATGTTGGTCCTCAATCGCGACAATGCGGCGGAAAGCACCGGCCATGGCTCACCGCTGCCGGTGCTCGTCCACGGCGGGCCGGGCCGCGCCGGGGGCAGCGAGGAAATGGGCGGCGTTCGCGGCGTGAAACATTATATGCAGCGCACCGCGATCCAGTCGTCACCGGCAATGATCGCCGCGATCAGCGAACAATATATTCCCGGCGGGCCCAAGCATGAGATCGCCCAGCATCCCTTCCGCCGCCGCATGTCGGAACTGCGCATCGGCGACACGCTGAAGACCGGCTCGCGGACCGTGACGCTGGAGGATATCGAACATTTCGCCAATTTCACCGGCGACACCTTCTACGCGCACATGGACGAGGAGGCGGCCAAGGCCTCGCCGATCTTCGAGGGCCGGGTCGCCCACGGCTACCTCATCCTGAGCTTTGCGGCGGGCCTGTTCGTCGATCCGGACCCCGGCCCCGTGCTGGCCAATACCGGGCTTGAAGACCTCCGCTTCCTCACCCCGCTCTACCCGGGAGACAGTATGCGGGTCGAACTGTCGGTTCGCGCCATGTCGTTGAAAAGCAACGAAACCGGCGTCGTCCGCTGGGCGGTCGAAATCTTCAACCAGGACGACGAACTGGTCGCAACCTACGACCTTCTGACGGAAAACGTTCCCTGA
- a CDS encoding PilZ domain-containing protein: protein MALRNREPRRKVLVPARMRVGASWSDASILNISSRGMLLRSAAAPPQGTYLEIRRGPHIVVARVVWSNTDRFGIRTQDPVCPDRLMSQAAAADGPPVLDRRARPRADDRAGASRRWGQALEFIVVASAGLAAALLSFGTVGEVLARPLAAVGTALN, encoded by the coding sequence GTGGCGTTGCGTAACAGGGAGCCTCGGCGAAAAGTGCTGGTACCAGCGCGAATGCGGGTCGGCGCCTCGTGGAGCGATGCCAGCATCCTCAACATTTCGTCGCGCGGGATGCTACTGCGATCGGCGGCCGCGCCGCCGCAAGGTACCTACCTTGAGATCCGCCGTGGTCCGCACATTGTCGTTGCCAGGGTTGTCTGGTCCAATACGGACCGTTTCGGGATCCGTACCCAGGACCCGGTATGCCCCGACCGGCTGATGAGCCAGGCCGCGGCGGCCGATGGCCCGCCGGTGCTCGACCGGCGGGCAAGGCCGCGGGCCGATGATCGCGCGGGCGCCAGCCGCCGTTGGGGGCAGGCGTTGGAATTTATCGTCGTCGCGAGCGCGGGCCTGGCAGCGGCCCTCCTGAGTTTTGGCACGGTCGGCGAGGTGCTTGCGCGACCGCTGGCGGCGGTTGGAACGGCGCTGAACTAG
- a CDS encoding CBS domain-containing protein, producing MKISEVMTTEIEKVTADQTAREAAQFMLRADTGSIPVCEGDKVIGMVTDRDIAVRGVAEGRGPDTPISDLMSDGIICAHEDDDLASVAKRMSDEQVRRLPVVDSDQKLVGMVSLGDLSRETGGEIAHFALDGVSAPGGDHQQ from the coding sequence ATGAAAATCAGCGAAGTGATGACGACCGAAATCGAAAAGGTGACGGCCGACCAGACCGCGCGTGAAGCCGCCCAGTTCATGCTTCGGGCCGACACCGGCTCGATCCCGGTGTGCGAGGGCGACAAGGTCATCGGCATGGTCACCGACCGCGACATCGCGGTGCGCGGAGTGGCCGAAGGCCGGGGCCCCGATACGCCGATCAGCGACCTGATGAGCGATGGAATCATCTGCGCCCATGAGGACGACGACCTGGCATCGGTCGCCAAGCGGATGAGCGACGAGCAGGTGCGCCGCCTTCCGGTGGTCGATTCGGACCAGAAGCTGGTCGGGATGGTCAGCCTTGGCGACCTGTCGCGCGAGACCGGCGGCGAAATCGCCCATTTCGCGCTTGATGGGGTCAGCGCGCCCGGCGGCGATCACCAGCAATAA
- a CDS encoding YnbE family lipoprotein: protein MTPTRIVHALCGAALALPLAGCITVDTPDKPIEINLNVTIRQEVLVRLQRDVEQLIEQNPDAFPGSAPPRQR from the coding sequence ATGACCCCGACCCGTATCGTCCATGCCCTGTGCGGCGCCGCGCTCGCGCTGCCGCTGGCGGGCTGCATCACCGTCGACACGCCCGACAAGCCGATTGAGATCAACCTCAACGTCACTATCCGGCAGGAAGTGCTGGTGCGGCTTCAGCGCGATGTCGAACAGCTAATCGAACAGAATCCCGACGCCTTCCCGGGAAGTGCGCCGCCGAGGCAGCGCTGA
- a CDS encoding DUF1318 domain-containing protein gives MRLPIMLLAAIALAPTAAPAQDYAAIASARAAGQVGERHDGYLGLAGPVSETVRRQVAAVNIKRRSLYAGLAARKGVSAEEVGITAACTLLGRVAVGEAYLAGRAWQRRLSGQPAPVPTYCWAGPNGSR, from the coding sequence ATGCGGCTGCCGATCATGCTCCTGGCGGCGATCGCGCTGGCGCCCACCGCAGCCCCGGCTCAGGACTATGCGGCCATCGCCTCGGCGCGCGCCGCAGGGCAGGTCGGCGAACGCCATGATGGCTATCTCGGCCTGGCCGGTCCGGTATCGGAAACGGTCCGACGGCAGGTTGCGGCGGTCAACATCAAGCGGCGCTCGCTCTACGCCGGTCTTGCTGCGCGAAAGGGCGTTTCCGCCGAAGAAGTGGGTATCACCGCCGCCTGCACGCTGCTGGGGCGTGTCGCGGTCGGGGAGGCCTATTTGGCGGGTCGAGCCTGGCAGCGGCGCCTTTCCGGCCAGCCCGCTCCGGTCCCCACTTATTGCTGGGCGGGTCCGAACGGATCGCGGTAA
- a CDS encoding DUF4402 domain-containing protein → MMPSPRLATLLTAAALFAAPPTGADAAVINAQVTANVVKPLQFTARRDLDFGTILLSAGMTGPATVTLSQGGVRSCPASVTCTGAALPAIFNVQGTNKQVVRISAMASDLVNAADGRTLRFTPSAPTSITLTNSGAPGLDFNVGGSISVPANATDGLYSGTVEITVDNQ, encoded by the coding sequence ATGATGCCTTCACCGCGCCTTGCCACCCTGTTGACCGCCGCAGCGCTGTTCGCCGCGCCGCCGACTGGCGCCGATGCCGCAGTGATCAATGCCCAGGTCACCGCCAATGTGGTGAAGCCGCTCCAGTTTACGGCCAGGCGGGACCTCGACTTCGGGACGATACTGCTGTCTGCGGGGATGACCGGTCCGGCGACCGTCACGCTCAGCCAGGGCGGAGTGCGCAGCTGTCCGGCAAGCGTGACCTGCACCGGGGCGGCGCTGCCGGCGATCTTCAACGTCCAGGGCACGAACAAGCAGGTCGTGCGAATTTCCGCCATGGCCTCGGACCTCGTCAATGCCGCGGATGGCAGGACGCTGCGTTTCACCCCGTCCGCGCCAACCAGCATCACCCTCACCAATTCGGGTGCTCCCGGCTTGGACTTCAACGTCGGAGGGTCGATTTCCGTGCCGGCCAACGCCACCGACGGGCTCTATAGCGGCACAGTCGAGATTACCGTCGACAATCAATAG
- a CDS encoding AtpZ/AtpI family protein: MMEDEPGQAPKSPQDARLDSLEERLGRAQAKEAERTGQAPKADANEQLGNRVLSYLLGGLMGGALIGWVLDKAFGTGHLLLVVGLVLGTVGGFWSIIKLANRRP, encoded by the coding sequence ATGATGGAAGATGAACCCGGGCAGGCCCCGAAGTCTCCACAGGACGCACGGCTCGATTCGCTCGAAGAGCGGCTCGGGCGCGCGCAGGCCAAGGAGGCGGAGCGGACCGGACAGGCGCCCAAGGCCGATGCCAATGAGCAGCTCGGCAACCGGGTGCTGTCCTATCTGCTCGGCGGGCTGATGGGCGGTGCGCTGATCGGCTGGGTGCTCGACAAGGCATTCGGCACTGGGCATCTGCTCCTCGTCGTCGGCCTGGTGCTCGGCACCGTCGGCGGCTTTTGGAGCATCATCAAGTTGGCGAACCGGCGTCCATAG
- the paaA gene encoding 1,2-phenylacetyl-CoA epoxidase subunit PaaA — MYTTEMSKNVKPIETVEDSDLVAAFEARVAADEFIEPKDWMPDAYRKTLVRQISQHAHSEIVGMLPEGNWITRAPSLRRKAILLAKVQDEGGHGLYLYCAAETLGTSREQMVEALHSGKAKYSTIFNYPTLTWADIGAIGWLVDGAAIMNQVPLQRTSYGPYARAMVRVCKEESFHQRQGYEIMIALANGTADQKRMAQDALNRWWWPSLMMFGPPDDNSPNTERSMRWRIKRETNDELRQKFVDISVPQAEFLGLTVPDADLKWNEAKGGYDFGEIDWEEFYAVVRGEGPVAKERMKARRDAWDDGAWVRDAAAAYEAKRRERAAA, encoded by the coding sequence ATGTACACCACCGAGATGAGCAAGAACGTCAAGCCGATCGAGACGGTCGAGGATTCCGACCTGGTCGCGGCGTTCGAGGCGCGGGTCGCCGCGGACGAATTTATCGAGCCCAAGGACTGGATGCCGGACGCCTATCGCAAGACGCTGGTGCGGCAGATTTCGCAGCATGCCCATAGCGAGATCGTCGGCATGCTTCCGGAAGGCAATTGGATCACCCGGGCGCCCTCGCTTCGCCGCAAGGCGATCCTCCTGGCCAAGGTGCAGGACGAAGGCGGCCATGGCCTTTATCTATATTGCGCGGCCGAGACCCTGGGCACCAGCCGCGAACAGATGGTCGAGGCGCTCCATTCGGGCAAAGCCAAGTACAGCACGATATTCAACTATCCGACGCTGACCTGGGCCGACATTGGCGCGATCGGCTGGCTGGTCGACGGCGCGGCGATCATGAACCAGGTGCCGCTGCAGCGCACCAGCTATGGTCCTTATGCCCGGGCCATGGTCCGGGTTTGCAAGGAAGAAAGCTTCCATCAGCGTCAGGGCTATGAAATCATGATCGCGCTGGCCAACGGCACCGCCGACCAAAAGCGGATGGCGCAGGATGCGCTCAACCGCTGGTGGTGGCCGTCACTGATGATGTTCGGCCCGCCCGATGACAATTCGCCTAACACCGAACGGTCCATGCGCTGGCGGATCAAGCGCGAGACCAATGACGAGCTTCGTCAGAAGTTCGTCGATATTTCGGTGCCGCAGGCGGAATTCCTCGGCCTTACCGTGCCCGATGCCGACCTCAAGTGGAACGAGGCCAAGGGCGGATATGATTTCGGCGAAATCGACTGGGAAGAATTCTACGCGGTCGTCCGCGGCGAAGGGCCGGTCGCCAAGGAACGCATGAAGGCGCGTCGCGATGCCTGGGATGATGGTGCCTGGGTCCGCGACGCCGCCGCCGCTTATGAAGCCAAGCGCCGCGAGCGCGCAGCAGCTTGA
- the paaB gene encoding 1,2-phenylacetyl-CoA epoxidase subunit PaaB, translating to MSEGHDWPLWEVFVRAKGGLSHRHVGSVHAPDPELALRHARDTYTRRLEGVSLWVVKSTDIIASDPADSGPLFEPAQDKVYRHPTFYDIPDVVKHI from the coding sequence GTGAGCGAAGGTCATGACTGGCCGTTGTGGGAAGTTTTCGTCCGGGCCAAGGGCGGTCTTAGCCATCGCCATGTCGGCAGCGTTCATGCTCCTGACCCGGAGCTCGCGCTCCGGCACGCCCGCGACACCTATACGCGGCGGCTCGAAGGCGTAAGCCTGTGGGTAGTGAAGTCGACGGACATCATCGCCAGCGACCCGGCCGATAGCGGCCCGTTGTTCGAACCAGCGCAGGACAAGGTCTATCGCCACCCGACCTTCTACGACATTCCCGACGTGGTGAAGCACATCTGA
- a CDS encoding F0F1 ATP synthase subunit C, translating to MDATAAKLLGAGLAAIGVGMAAIGVGNVFGSFLESALRNPAAADGQQGRLFIGFAAAELLGLLAFVVAMILLFVA from the coding sequence ATGGACGCGACTGCTGCGAAGCTTCTGGGTGCCGGTCTCGCCGCGATCGGCGTTGGCATGGCCGCGATCGGCGTGGGCAACGTTTTCGGCTCGTTCCTCGAAAGCGCGCTGCGTAACCCGGCCGCCGCCGACGGCCAGCAGGGCCGCCTGTTCATCGGCTTCGCCGCTGCCGAACTTCTCGGCCTGCTGGCGTTCGTCGTTGCGATGATTCTGCTGTTCGTCGCCTAA